The DNA window TTAGAGTTGTCTCTCACCTTGTATGGTTGACAGGATCAGAATATAGGTACGTTATTTTTCAATGCATATATATTTCATTCAactaaattgatttgatttagcTTCTCGTcctcctttttttccccttcaccTGGAATGATTTCTTAATTTActaattttcctttcaaaactGGAATGTGGAAATTTTATTTAgctattttgttttatcttctAGCAACAGAGAATTTagcaattggtttttttttcttgtagtttGATGCGTTTGGAAGAGCTGGGTTTGTTCATAAACTGCTGCTTGAAAGATTTGTTTGGTGTTCTGATGAGATGGGTGCAGACCAGCAGCAGTGAACATTGGCACGGTTTATCTTCAATTGTATGTTTCTAATCACTGATCACTTAGTGTTGAATATTTTATAGTGCTTCCATCACTTATCAACCACTTTACCATTTTTCCTTGGCATCTTTGTCTGTTTAATGAACTAATATTGGGATCCATAATAGCTTAGAATGTTACATGTAATACCTGGAGTATGCATTGTGTGAATCTAGCTTAGAGATGGGAAGTTAATATGTGAAAATTCTTAAAGCTAGCGTGAAAACAAGACAATGTTTTATGCATTTCATTAAGGCACAATGGCATATCCCTTGGTTCCAAGTGCTATTAGAGGATGAAGTCTGGATTTCAGGACAAGCAACTGGGAAGGGTTGCGTATGTGTACATTTCCCAATggcaaaaggaaaaaagtaaaAGGTTTGGAGATATACCTATGAACACTATTAACATAAGCATGGGATGGTGCAAACACATATATTCATACATTTATCGGTTAATTGGTCTTTCACACAGCTCTTTTTTGTTGACACTCttgaattatcatttttttgtttttgctgatTTTATCCTCTGAATTGTTGGCTGTTTTGACTGACTCCTACCCATTTTTTTCCATTGAATAACTCAGGTTGCACATGTTTCcttataaaatctcaaaatatctttaaaaaatcctTAATGAATCAACCTCGACCAATATTATGATAAAACTCTCTTACAATATGATGAATTATCATCAAGAATCAACcctctattgtttttttatgacttcTCGGTGATTGTTTAGAAAAACATGCTGCATGTGACTTTTAATGGCTAAATTGGATGGAATCTATAGAAGGGGTAAACATCTTATAGCTTGGcctcttaaataataataataataataataataaggtgGTGTTAATCATAACAACCTATAATTCAGAGGTGTTTTTACGATGTAGCTTACATTTATACCCACATTCTTTTATTCTTGTCTGCTTGGAATCAAAACCTGGAATATGATTATAGCTTTGTAAATGGATTAAACATTTGACTTGTTTGCTCATTAATGCTATTTCATTTGCTTCATGCGGTATCATTTGTTTCCAGACAatgttttctttataaataaaaagaactgaAATCTGAAGTTCACCTATGTGTGAAGCTGTCAACTTTGTGCTAGAGTGTCTCAGACAATCTCATGTTAAAAATGCCTCTGCCATTTTTGTAGTAACTGATATAATTATAACACATTTCATATCTGTGATTAGTGAGTCCGTGTCTTAACCTGAGCAGTAATCTTGAATCCAGTAGATTACAGTTCTGGTGGTGAACTTGGCAATATAAGCAGAGAGTGTGGTTCGCTAAATTAAATGGACTACCAATTTATATATCAGTGTGGAGGAAGGGGTGGGTGGATGTGTTTTTGAGACAAGGGAGGTGGGGGATAAGCTTGAAGAGAAGTGTGAATTTTCTTCACTACCCAAAATAATGTATCCAGTCTGCCGATGACTTAAAAAGTGGGCCTCTAGTTGGGCATAGATAATCTTTAATGGGCTTTTTACATAGTGGGTCTCATGTAGAAACTCCCTACTTGTTTACTATTTTCCCAGTGGCGGGATCTGTTGGGAGAAGTGTTACCTGTAATAACCACTTCACAAATGAAGTTCACTGTCCAATAATATCActtttaagcattttttttttctgtagcAATGAATTACTAAGGCATGTTGAGTTCTATCATCTCTACATCATCAGTTGACACTGAGAATTGGTTAATTTTCTGTTTGGTTTAGCAATTGATTGGAGGACTATTTTTTTGCATTCAAATCATTAATGCAATTATTATGTTGTTCCAGGCTGTGAATCTAGGCATTGATAAAAGCTGGACGATGTGATTGTGATGATCATTCTATGTTGAATTTTCCCCCTACTCTTCGAAGATGAATTAATGACCTGTGCATTCTTGTAGATCTCTCTCTGCTGCAGATGAGTTTCTCCTCTTAGAAACTCCAAatcaatttattgtttttgcacATAACATTTTTGGAGTATTGATTTGTGTTGTACAGACATGCATTATTTCCTTATTTATTCAGTACAGGGAAAAACTAATATATGTGATGAaacttattaataaatttagtttttgattCTGTTGATAGTGATAGTTGGTGATGGCTGCTTCACCCTTGCAACTCTAACATGTTTTTGTgtctcaaaattaaattagaggaACTGAAGAATTTTGGAGCATGTGGTGCTTACACCTATTAAACCAAATATTGACTACAGGAGGGACTCGGTAATTATGGGCTAGCTGTCAAGCAGTTGGTAAAAAACTTTTACAAGGCCATGGATCTCAACATTTTTGCTGTCATTTCAATACTTGTGAGCCAGCCATTTTTAGGGCTGACATGAATTCTGCTGCATGATGGAACGGTTTTTAGTCTTACTTTCATTGtgatttctttggattttttttaaactagcaaagtaaaataaaaatattgttagaatagtatattttgaaaaataattggtgAAATAGCCTAATCATGACAATCATGGATGTCGCTGTTTTGAAGCTCGATAATTTATCCTGTCATGAAATTAAATCCTCCAAAatgcaatatttatttaatgttgtgtTTTTCAATTGCAGACTTCTTCATATATTGCATTTTGGAATCAGCTATTTTGCTAAAACTTTTTGCAACAGTGTTGTTTCACCGATATTTTAAATCCTGTGATAGCCATTTCTTTGGCACTGACTAAAGCCTATCATCCTATGCTTTGGTTAGCGAAGTTGTGAAATAAAAACTGACGCCATTCTAGCAGTCTAGCTTTTAGATTACAACAGctaaatattttaaagtcaCGCCTTGATGAGAGGTCCATAATATTGACCAGGTAATGGCACATCTCATAGGGCTGAAGGTGGctgaaacaaaggaaaaaaattctttaGGATTTGTTGGTCAGAATTTGAAGAGAAAGCATGCGGTTAAAAGCTGGGGGAGTATGTGCCAAAACCCAATCCCATAGGAATGTTGATGACCAACATGCCACGTTAATTTGGttgtttgattttctatttGAGCCTTGGGTATATGATAGTTTCACACAACAGCTTATCTTGGGTATTTAATTGGTGCGACTGTTTAATTGTTCATCTTTTTCCTTCGATTTCTTTTTGGCTGCAGGAGTGCATCAGGTAAAGATTCATTGTCGCCGCTGAGGTGGGGCGGAGGTTTCCTTATGCCCCCTGGTATGTCATGTCTGCTTCCATCGTTGTATAGATGCTAACGCCGTTGCCCACTGTATTGGTTTTGTGCAGATATGGAAGGTACCGACAAAATGGCAATTGCTAATTTCAAAACACTTGAATCACGGTGAAACTTGCTATATATACATGtacattttataataaatcaatgaaaagtGTTAAAAGTGCGGGGGTTGCTTAATCTGTCTTTAAACCAAACTCAATTCACTCAAATCTCAATCCAAACGTGTTAGGATTGGCTAAaggttttccttgtttttttttttttttttttttttggggggggtgggggtgggggtggagATTGAAATGACCATTTTCTTTGCCTCACTGCACTAGGAAATAAGCGCTCTAACAAAGCAAAGGAAGGTTGGTGCCTAGGTGGATAGTACTTTCACCAAATGGAGTGCTTTGGTTCGAACCTCCATTTGGTATGCGTGCcatttattgataaaaagagagattttaaaatactttaatcTGTTTGATCATCAAGAGTATGTTGCCTATTTCAGTTGCATAAGAGTAACTCCGCCTGTGTTGTTTCATGGTTTGTAATGCACACCACAGCCGGTCCCAAGCCCGGACAAAGGAGGAGggtgtgttaataaataatgaGCCTTTGCAGCAATAGAAGATGCGTGCTTTTCTCGCTGGCTTCCAAGCTCGAATCATGTTTCTATTGGATTTTTGAAAGATTCCGTGTTGGCAAATGAACTGAATAATGGgcaaaaaatttattaagaaagctaaccatttatataaataactaTTATAAGCTACGTATTGGAAGTTGGGTTATTTAGGATTGATATGAGAATTGAAAGTTTCTCTTGACATTCGATAACATGTGTTTAATACTAATGTGTTCGATAGTGGTGATGGCTTTTGTACCCGCtgaaacaacatcgttttgaaGTTACTAATCGGAGCAAAACACGTAAAAATACCTTGCTCTACTCGGTGGTCCTtttcaatatcataaaaaagagaggggTGAATTAACCGTGTGACATCCAGTTTGTTTGAAtcgtaaaaaagaagaaagaacaaaaggagaaaagtgTGATGCAATGGGGGGTTTGGTTCGTAGCCTTCGGTAGACCGGTGTATGCAAGTGATTGCCTCTATGATGGCAGATGTGCAAATCTGGCCTCTTAATTGTTTCTGCTTTTTGTAAGCAACTGTAGTCTTTAAGCTGTGACGCCGTATTATTTATTGTAATCCATTCATCCTTGTAGTGAAAATTTTGAGAAGCCTCTGGTTAGTGTCGAAGCCAAAATCtagtataaaagaaaaggaaaactaaaGATCAAGCAAAGCAGAAACCATGCTACAAGGCTCACAGATTTACTGACAACAAAGGACCGTTGTGAGCTGGATTGATAAAATTTGCATGTTTCCAGTTTTATGACCCAAATTCGCAGAGTTTCTGACGTTGTGAGGGAGTGTTGAGTGACAAATGATTAGTAGATATCTGTTGGCGTGTGAAAATCGAAACCTGATCCAAATTCAAGATGGCGTTTGTTTTTTAGATGAGAACATGAGCCAATGCAATGCCAAGAGAGAAAGTGGGATGTTTGGGCCATAATGGAAAGGTAAAGAGAGCTGGACTGGGCACGGCAGAGCGATAAAAAAGCAAATCTATGGCAGCTTGAAGAAGAAGTAGTAGTACTGTGTTGTGTAGAGTTCAAGACAAGGCTGCAAGCAGTAGTAGCGAGTGAGTGTGGGTTATCAATCTATCAGACTCGGTTATGGGGTCGGAGCAGAATAGATTCcctcagcagcagcagcaggaacAGGTACgtttatctttcaatttctaTTTCTAGTAGATACATACATACGTACATACATGTCCTCCAGATCTGGATCTGATGCCTCTTACCTATCTTATTTGCCCTCTGCGGCCTTCCTTTTTGTTTCAATCTCTTCCTCCCTTCCTCAGATGGATGGATAGATAGATCTGTAATATTATcttaatcatttatttattattacttcTTAAGTGAGGAAATAAATTGGAAATTGAAAttcatataaatcaaataaaaaaagaagcagcacAGATCTGATTATAAGAATCCTCTTATCTACTAATTGCTTTTATTGTGTTCCagatcaacttttatttttctggatAATAATGCATTAACAGAATTGGATCACgctagaatatttttttgtgtccaTTTAGTATTAAATACTATGCACAAGGTGATTCTATATCTATAATGGTTTGAATTTTCCTTGTAAAATCTAAATTACACACGCTAGCTCTTGATTTCTTGTCACTAATTTTCTAACATTTGGATTGGATTTTCCCTTTTCATGAGCAATTTGTCATCTACTTATAATTGTTTCGCTATGTTGAGCTATGTTGAGCAGCGCAAGAGATGGGGAGGATGCTGGGGAGCATTGTCTTGTTTCAGCGTGCAAAAAGGTGGAAAGCGTATTGTGCCTGCATCTCGAATTCCTGAGGGCAATGCATCAGCAGCCCAGCCAAATGGACCTCAACCTGTTGGGCTAACCAATCAAGCTACAGCACTAGCTCCATCACTTCTAGCTCCCCCGTCTTCACCAGCGTCATTTACAAATTCTGCTCTCCCATCTACTGCTCAGTCTCCTAGCTGCTTCCTTTCATTATCTGCCAACTCACCTGGGGGTCCTTCATCCACAATGTATGCCACTGGACCTTATGCTCACGAAACACAACTGGTTTCTCCTCCCGTTTTCTCAACCTTCACAACAGAGCCGTCTACTGCTCCTCTTACACCCCCACCAGAGTTGGCTCACTTAACTACGCCATCTTCCCCAGACGTTCCTTTTGCTCAATTCCTCACATCATCTAGGGATCTCAAAGGCGCTGAAAAGAACAATTACATTGTTGCATCTGATCTTCAATCAACATATTCTCTCTATCCTGGAAGTCCTGCCAGCAGTCTCCTATCACCAATTTCTAGGACTTCAGGTGACTGTTTATCAGCGTCTTTTCCTGAACGTGGTTTTCCCCGGGAGTGGGGTCCTTCAGTTTCTCCTCAAAATGGAAAATATTCAAGGAGTGGATCTGGCAGGCTTTTTGGGCACGAGACTACTGGTGCCTCCATGGTGTCACATGATTCAAATTTCTTCTGTCCTGCTACATTTGCACGATTCTATCTGGACCATGATCCAAATACTGGTGGGAGGTTAAGTGTTTCCAAGGATTCGGATGTTTACCCTGCTAGTGGAAATGGACACCAGAACAGGCATAATAAAAGTCCCAAGCAAGATGCAGAAGAATTAGAAGCTTACAGAGCATCGTTTGGGTTCAGCGCTGATGAGATAATCACTACTCCTCAATATGTAGAGATTTCTGATGTAATGGAGGACACATTTAGCATGACTCCTTTTACTTCAGCCAAACCTACCATGGAAGAAAGTATGGAAGCTTCATTACTGAATGAGGGTCAAAAAGCAAATGCAAACTTGCCAAAACAGAATAGCCTTAAATTGAAATCAGATCTTGCTGACCGGGTAGTATGCTGTGAAGTGCCTGTCACGTCTGATAGATATGAAGGTGAATTCTTTAACTTTATCTgcatttctttgtttcttgttcTGAAATTATgggcaaagaaaataaaaaaaaggaatctcAGAAGAGTGACATTGAACAATGACGCGATCTAAGTTCCCAAAGTAACTTTTAATCTATGTTTTCTCAACAGTCAAACCTTTTTCCTATGTTCAATTTGATGTTCTAAACTTATAAACGTGGTGGCAAAAGCTCTTGATGCTTAGAAAGATTGggaagtttatgatttttggtGGATAAGAAAGAGAGCATGGCAAGGGATTTTCTCTATAATATCGGAACGTTATCAGTCAAGGCTGTTGGCTCGCTCAACTTGAGACAGTTTTTTCTTGGCAGATAACCTAAAATGTTGCAATCTTTGTACATTTTGCTTTTCTCAACAACCTCTGCGTGCGGGTATGTgttttcacttttcaaaaaaaaaatttggtttgacaAATAGAGCACCCTCCATCTCCTCACGTCTTTAAACTTTTATGACGTCTTTAAACTTTTATGTGCATTGTTAATGTTGTGCATTCTTGAATTTACCTCACCATGTACAAGACATCCAATTTTTTAGATATGCTCTCacagagatattttttttcttagtaaaCTCAGACCCTAAATCAAGATGGCAACCTGGGAATGTCTCTGGATCAAGTACACCCAGTAACCATGTTGTGACCGATGATGACATATTCTCAAAGATGGCATCATCTAAAACCAGCAGGAAATATCATTTGGGATTATCGAGCTCTGATGCAGAAATTGACTACAGGAGGGGAAGAAGCTTAAGAGAAGGCAAAGGAGATTTTGCATGGCATGACTAGAAAGTAGAGAATAAGCAAGCTGCCAGTTGTTTTCTCTGtgtattaatttaaagcttTCTTTGTCACGCTCTTCTTTGTGTTTATGTGATAGGTGGCATGGTCTAACCTGTGATCTAACCTAATCTGTCTTCCCTGCTGCTCTTTCAGGTGTGGCCTGATATCTCTGATTGATGAGTGTATTGCCGTTGTTCCTAATTTTCCACTTCACTATTAGTCATAATATTTGATGTCTAATTATGTGTGGTAAAAAGCAACTTTTGTCCCCAATAAGTTGTGATATGTTCCTTTTGGAAAATCAGTTCAGCAATAGCAGCCATGTTGTGGATGTTCATCATTTATGTGTAGAAAGAGATCTATGCATGTTATgaactttttctttgataatttgGCTAAATGACGGATCAATTGATAATGCCAAGGCGGCGGCGGTTGAGGTTGAGCTTCAATTTCAAGTCAACAACCAGGTGATcgaatatttaaatttgaggAGGTTCGTCTCGCAAattgaaaggagaagaaaatagaaTATCGAAAGGGATCATGATATATAATAGCATGTCAATATAATTATGCAGATCCGATGCAGTCATGTCCATGTGTGCTTGCATAGAATGACCTTGGCTAATAAGATGTGAAGATCTCAAAAAGACAACGAGCAGAATGTCTGCTCCGCCCAGTAGTAGCGGTGGAAAGGTTGAAAAACACTGCATGAATTGCCGACCTTTGGATCTGCGTTGTAAAACTAATGCACTAGCGCTGAAAACTTGCATCAGGGGAGGAAAACGGAGAAAGTACGATGAAGAAAGGACAGAGGGAAACGATTATTcttagtatttattatttagaaatattatttaattgtaaaattagaattttagttttttaattgaattaagatTTATTAGATTATTTAGTCGCGCCTTACCCATGGAATGAATCATGAATAAACGTTGATCGGACTACCAAAAAGGATGCCTAATCGACAATGCCTAGGATTGCAAGTTAAGAAGCCGAAAAGGCATGCATTAACATGGGGAAACCCAAAACAGCAACAAATGCAGGGACTTAGCAAGGTTCCAGGAAGATCTAACTTCAAACGACAGCAACAATGGCTCTTAAATAACATGGCATGTTCTTAGGTCGCATACATACATAGATAGTCTTATTAGCACAAagggaaaagggaaaaagatTGCCAAGATGATGGTGTGTGCAGGCTTGAGACGAAGCAGCAGCAGACGTCTTGAAAAAGGCTTCTCGAAGGGCagggttaaaaaaaacactcatagCCCTTCATAAACTGATAAAAGTCTCTAGACTGCAAAGCCGTGTGGCTTAACGCTAATTGTTCCTGCATCCAAACGTAAAACAGAGTTCTCATGATAATGGAAAGAAAGTGATCTAAGGAAGAAAAGGCAAGCAACATCATGGCCAACCTGAAATTGCAAATCCAACCACACAAAAAATTGGAACACAAAGCTAGAAAGAGAAATAGGTCACGCTGCTTTACCGGGCTGCATTTCACGCAATCTGAAACTATGACAAACAAAGCACCATTTACGCCTTAAATGGATCTCTCCAAAATAAGTATCTGCAATAGCGTTATCTTTGGCTTGAACGAAAACTAGGAACTGCTTTAAATTAATCATTATAAAACGGTTTCATGCTTTATGACATTTTTTCCTTCCCCTAAAACAGAAGGGCACCATGTGCGTGTACCGATGGCTAATCTATCGTTCGACCCGCCCCACTTTGTATCCATCCCTCTATAGCTGACCAACTTAAAGCAACAAGAAGAATCtgaatccccccccccccccccccaccaaAAGCTGTTCCAAGTCTGCAGTCTGCCTCAATTGAGAGCACCAAAGAAGAACGTTCTAAAATCAATTGTAACTGCATCATCAAAAGGCAGAAATGttagagaagagaaaaaggaaaaaaagtgtACTAGAAGTAAAAAACACCCAgcataaataaagaaaaactggcataaaaaacaaaggaacaGTATAAAACAGGCATATGGATTGGAAGTAAACAGTGAAGAACTCAAGTGATCaaaaagcaggaaaaaaagaagagaagatgcaACATCAAAACGCAGTACAAAGGCAGAGAATGAGAAGACAAACAAAAAGGAGCATGTCTTAGAGGACCACATTAATACAAAAGACTGGAAAGGATTGCAAGAAGATTATAAAGAGCAAAAGGCAATCCTACAACCACTATGGgatgaaaaaaatactagtCTGACAGAAGTAAATCTCCAGGCAAATCAATACACTATCCACCAAACAATCAGCACGTGTCGTTTCCATTGTGAGAAGCTATTCCTTTGTTTGTATCTGAGTAAGAAAAGCCTGGGAACCAAACAAAGACAGGCGAAGGGAAAGCAACCATCCAAGAAAACTGAAGACAAAGAAAATGCACTAAATAAGGGATTCAAATCATGAACCATAAAACCAGACcaagcaaggaaaaaaatgagCCTGTTTGAGGAAGAAAGCAAGATACACTACCAGCAGCACAGATATCGTAAAGATTAAAACAAAGCTGGTAACAAACCAGAAAATGTTTTTGACCTGGACTATCAACCCCAAGACACAAACCCCTActataataaggaaaaaaaggaaaaaaaaatagcaataagaGACACTCCAAAGCCAACCAACAACAATCGAATCGAAACCCTTTAAAATGCTAAGCCTCTCCTAGTGGGAGGTTAGGACCTAAATAAGGGTAAAAAACCATCAGAAAAAGAACTACGGAAAGCTCTATCTGAACTAAAGCTCTAAAAAGACTggacaaccaaaaaaaaaagtgaaacaaCATAATGAAAAAGCGCAGAATAGAAGTGTTGCAAATGAGaggaaaaagcaaagaagaaatAACAACCAAACATCAAAAGATGAAACAACAACTAACTGGTGAAAGAAACTTGAAGTAAACAACCTGAAACCTGGTAAAAAATTCAGCAACAGTGGCAAGGTTAAACTCAGCAAGCAAagaaaaaccaggaaaaaaaacatgaatgaagTCAATAACCCCAGAACAAAGATCAATCCAACACAATGTCGTACCCACATAAATGCTATAACCAAGATGCAAACGAAAACGaaacaaaaccagaaaaaaaaaaacaaagaacaaaaatgcaTAGCAGGTCAAATCTGACCCAACCATCAACACAACCAAAACAAACCCAATGTAAACTAATCATGCAGGATAATGGGACagaaaaacaacatcaaagCAGCATGTAACTCAAAACCCATGAGCCAAGAAAAAAGCATAACCAAAGCACAGACAGAGCTACCAGCATAAGCGAGGAAGCATAGCTTAAAAGTAAGAGGAAAACAGACCTCCAAAATGCACCAATGATCCTTATAACAACACAGCCTCCTCCCTGCAAAAGCTCGAGGCTGAGAAGGAAgtagaaaaaaagatgagaatCAGAACAACCAACCACCTGCCCAACCAACCAATAGGAGCGAAACATGaaacaacccaaaaaaagagctggaaaacaaatagaaaaaaaagaagttgatatCCACAGGACAGAGAACACTTAAAAACCAACATGAACAGGAACAAAGTCGCAAAATAGACCTCGGAAGCAACTAAGAACCTTGGTAGCAAGACAGACACCTCTATTGTCAAGGAAGAGACtgagaaggaaaaacagaacCATTAGAATCAGAACTGCAACTAatccaaacaacaaaaaaagccGAACAAACCATTAAACAgtaaaaagaaccaaaaaaagagagaaaacatacaaatggaaacaaaaaacaacaactaacaTGCAAATCCAGATAAAATCATAATCTGCAGACCCATAATGATTAAAAAGGCAAACCAAACCAGCACAAAGCAAACCAGGTTTTAAAAGCAACTTATCTGGCTGAACGTGGGCTTGTCTACAACAAAAGCCTTCGGAATGGATGAGCTGGAAGTTGAGAGTGGGAGAACTGTAATCGATGAAGATTCGGAATAGTCAAAGCTGCTCCTACATATAtaagtttaaaagaaaataaatgaattataattaaaacccaaaattcAGAAGCCAAATGTTTAGGTGAAACCgtgaaatcaacaaaaaataataaagatctcTACTCACATTCGCACACTTGGTCTGTCCCTTTAAAAAACCCACTCCAAGTCTTCCATAAATAAACCCAGTTATAAGTTCCATAAACATACCAGTTTAGTCAAAGCTCCTAGATAAACCAATCTCCAAATCAATCAAACCCCAATTCCCAAATTAAAtcacaaaccctaaaaaatccttaaaaatacaaatttaaccGAACacatatccaaaaaaaatccataaacaaCAAAATTCCTAGAAACCCAAATAGCCTAACATATCTAAATAAGCTAATAAccaaaaaatttgaacaaaacCAGCAAAGAACTTAAAAACCACATCAAGAAATCGAAAGTAAAAGGAAGCAAACACTAACTGGTGTGAGGAAGATGTGGTTCTGTAAAGCCTCAACCAAGAAAGGATCCACCGTCGACTCCTTCACATCAATGGCAGCTACCGGTTGTTGTGTTGTCTTCTCTCTTCGTTTCTCTCCCAAAaaactcctcttttttttctcacaaaaaacCAGGGGGGTTTTGTTCTGGGTGTTGTTGAAGGCTGAATTAAGGGGAGGTAATGGCTGGAAGTAGAAAAGAGAAAACGAAAGAGAAAGATGGAAAGAATGCAGTGACTAAAATCTGGCTACAACAAGTCCACAGTATTTTTGCCCcacgttttagttttttctgtatattataaataaaatatctaaatattaattattttagtccttgaattatctaaatattaaaatatgttaatcGGAAATGAAGAGAGGAAATACCTATCGCCATGTCCAGTCCACGCATAAAACACGCGGCAAACTAATCAAAAGATGCTTGTGTTTTGCTGGAATGATGGGAGAGGACAGTACGGGTACAGTACGAGTCTTGTCGAATCCTGTGGGCTGTGGGGCATCGTGGGGTCACCCCGCCCACAATAATAGCGATTCCCAATTTATGGctactcctcctcctcctcatccgACGCTCTCTATGATCTTCTTCAATTCACAATCTAAAACCAAATTAAGCAATTTGCTATCagtcttaattaattatattcgCTGATACAGTCCGAGTCATGATGATCACATAACGCACATCATCGtagtcttattttatttatatacatcATTTAAATCTAACAGCTCATAAACTTATTTTCAAcgggtttaaaaaattattatgatttttatttttttttaaacatatccAAAAGAATTAGCATGACTCAAGTGGGGACTCATGACTGTATCAAGTATCGGGAACACTAGATATTTAGCTAAACGTTTGTGgctgcttttttatttaacagtgGCATTATACCGT is part of the Populus trichocarpa isolate Nisqually-1 chromosome 2, P.trichocarpa_v4.1, whole genome shotgun sequence genome and encodes:
- the LOC7471730 gene encoding uncharacterized protein At1g76660 isoform X3, with translation MSNLSSTYNCFAMLSYVEQRKRWGGCWGALSCFSVQKGGKRIVPASRIPEGNASAAQPNGPQPVGLTNQATALAPSLLAPPSSPASFTNSALPSTAQSPSCFLSLSANSPGGPSSTMYATGPYAHETQLVSPPVFSTFTTEPSTAPLTPPPELAHLTTPSSPDVPFAQFLTSSRDLKGAEKNNYIVASDLQSTYSLYPGSPASSLLSPISRTSGDCLSASFPERGFPREWGPSVSPQNGKYSRSGSGRLFGHETTGASMVSHDSNFFCPATFARFYLDHDPNTGGRLSVSKDSDVYPASGNGHQNRHNKSPKQDAEELEAYRASFGFSADEIITTPQYVEISDVMEDTFSMTPFTSAKPTMEESMEASLLNEGQKANANLPKQNSLKLKSDLADRVVCCEVPVTSDRYEDNLKCCNLCTFCFSQQPLRADPKSRWQPGNVSGSSTPSNHVVTDDDIFSKMASSKTSRKYHLGLSSSDAEIDYRRGRSLREGKGDFAWHD
- the LOC7471730 gene encoding uncharacterized protein At1g76660 isoform X1, which translates into the protein MSNLSSTYNCFAMLSYVEQRKRWGGCWGALSCFSVQKGGKRIVPASRIPEGNASAAQPNGPQPVGLTNQATALAPSLLAPPSSPASFTNSALPSTAQSPSCFLSLSANSPGGPSSTMYATGPYAHETQLVSPPVFSTFTTEPSTAPLTPPPELAHLTTPSSPDVPFAQFLTSSRDLKGAEKNNYIVASDLQSTYSLYPGSPASSLLSPISRTSGDCLSASFPERGFPREWGPSVSPQNGKYSRSGSGRLFGHETTGASMVSHDSNFFCPATFARFYLDHDPNTGGRLSVSKDSDVYPASGNGHQNRHNKSPKQDAEELEAYRASFGFSADEIITTPQYVEISDVMEDTFSMTPFTSAKPTMEESMEASLLNEGQKANANLPKQNSLKLKSDLADRVVCCEVPVTSDRYEDNLKCCNLCTFCFSQQPLRAVNSDPKSRWQPGNVSGSSTPSNHVVTDDDIFSKMASSKTSRKYHLGLSSSDAEIDYRRGRSLREGKGDFAWHD
- the LOC7471730 gene encoding uncharacterized protein At1g76660 isoform X6 codes for the protein MSNLSSTYNCFAMLSYVEQRKRWGGCWGALSCFSVQKGGKRIVPASRIPEGNASAAQPNGPQPVGLTNQATALAPSLLAPPSSPASFTNSALPSTAQSPSCFLSLSANSPGGPSSTMYATGPYAHETQLVSPPVFSTFTTEPSTAPLTPPPELAHLTTPSSPDVPFAQFLTSSRDLKGAEKNNYIVASDLQSTYSLYPGSPASSLLSPISRTSGDCLSASFPERGFPREWGPSVSPQNGKYSRSGSGRLFGHETTGASMVSHDSNFFCPATFARFYLDHDPNTGGRLSVSKDSDVYPASGNGHQNRHNKSPKQDAEELEAYRASFGFSADEIITTPQYVEISDVMEDTFSMTPFTSAKPTMEESMEASLLNEGQKANANLPKQNSLKLKSDLADRVVCCEVPVTSDRYEDPKSRWQPGNVSGSSTPSNHVVTDDDIFSKMASSKTSRKYHLGLSSSDAEIDYRRGRSLREGKGDFAWHD